A genomic stretch from Desulfotignum balticum DSM 7044 includes:
- a CDS encoding tyrosine-type recombinase/integrase, with the protein MRLTSCIIKFFDQYLPQIKGCSPNTIKSYRDTFSLFLPFAARYHRIKTGSLEFEHLTTDLILSFLNQLESDRSNTAKTRNQRLGVLKSFAKMIRFISPELQKQADAILAIPQKRSQRKLIGFLYPQEINKIFTAVKLEKKDGFRNYTLLHLLYDTGARATEIATLQLDYFDYENKILAVLGKGNRYRQIELLPKTTELVHQYIAEYRSRPSPVFKKSLFINQRGSALTRHGINRICKRCLEQALPSKRLSLMHPVHSFRHSCAVRMVSEGKPLSEIKNRLGHANVQSTMVYLQLDLNQKRQIQEDFIHFTRQQLKSDPKIDELIQWENKQNVLECKVLH; encoded by the coding sequence ATGCGACTGACCAGTTGTATAATTAAATTTTTCGATCAATACCTGCCTCAGATCAAAGGATGCAGCCCCAATACGATAAAAAGCTACCGGGATACTTTTTCTTTGTTTTTACCATTTGCCGCCCGGTATCACAGAATAAAAACAGGGTCTCTGGAATTTGAGCATCTGACAACGGATTTGATTTTAAGTTTTCTCAACCAGCTGGAATCCGATCGTTCCAACACTGCCAAGACACGAAATCAGCGGCTGGGTGTCTTGAAGTCCTTTGCCAAAATGATCCGTTTCATCTCTCCTGAATTACAGAAGCAGGCGGATGCGATCCTTGCCATACCCCAGAAACGCAGCCAGCGAAAGTTGATCGGATTTTTGTATCCCCAGGAAATCAACAAAATCTTCACTGCGGTCAAGCTTGAGAAGAAAGACGGGTTCCGGAATTATACCCTTTTACATCTCTTGTATGATACCGGAGCCAGGGCAACAGAAATCGCCACACTTCAGCTGGATTATTTTGATTACGAAAACAAAATCCTGGCTGTCCTCGGCAAGGGGAACAGATACCGGCAGATTGAACTGCTTCCGAAAACGACCGAACTCGTTCATCAGTACATTGCAGAATACCGCAGCCGTCCCTCGCCTGTTTTTAAAAAGAGTTTGTTCATCAACCAAAGAGGATCTGCACTGACACGCCATGGTATCAACCGCATCTGCAAGCGGTGCCTTGAACAGGCTTTACCTTCCAAACGGCTGTCTCTCATGCATCCTGTTCATAGCTTCCGGCACTCATGCGCCGTCCGGATGGTATCGGAAGGCAAACCCCTGTCTGAAATCAAAAATCGTCTGGGACATGCCAATGTTCAATCTACAATGGTCTATCTGCAACTGGACCTGAATCAGAAGAGACAAATACAGGAAGATTTTATCCACTTCACACGGCAGCAACTTAAATCCGATCCCAAAATAGATGAACTGATCCAATGGGAAAACAAACAAAATGTCCTTGAATGTAAAGTGTTACATTAA
- a CDS encoding nuclease-related domain-containing protein, producing the protein MFSILKGWFGEKQTQFGMWLKLGDEYIRFHDVIVPAPNGTTQIDHLLLSRFGIFVIETKNINGWIFGNEKSKQWTQSLYGKKYKFQNPLHQNYRHTKALASYLNIDHDNIHSVVFFIGDNTKLKTDLPKNVMTHGLSAYIKSFQNNIFSTSEFNLYEQSILGLQKLNISTKEHVASLKSRYSSDSSCPKCGGELKQRQAKHGKSAGNNFLGCSNYPQCRYTKNIE; encoded by the coding sequence ATGTTCTCAATACTGAAAGGTTGGTTTGGAGAGAAACAGACCCAGTTTGGCATGTGGCTAAAACTCGGGGATGAATACATACGTTTTCACGATGTGATTGTTCCTGCGCCAAACGGTACGACACAAATAGATCATCTTTTGCTATCTCGCTTTGGAATCTTTGTCATTGAAACAAAAAATATAAATGGCTGGATATTCGGTAATGAAAAATCAAAACAATGGACACAAAGTCTCTATGGCAAAAAGTATAAATTTCAAAATCCATTACACCAAAACTATCGTCATACAAAGGCATTGGCTAGTTACTTAAACATCGACCACGACAATATTCATTCCGTTGTCTTTTTTATTGGGGATAATACCAAACTGAAAACGGACTTGCCTAAAAATGTGATGACTCATGGCTTAAGCGCCTATATTAAAAGCTTCCAGAATAATATATTTTCAACTTCTGAGTTTAATCTGTATGAACAAAGCATCTTAGGATTACAAAAACTGAATATCTCAACGAAAGAGCACGTCGCAAGCCTCAAATCCAGGTATTCAAGCGATTCAAGTTGTCCCAAATGTGGCGGTGAATTAAAACAAAGGCAAGCTAAACATGGTAAATCTGCTGGTAACAATTTTCTTGGTTGTTCAAATTATCCTCAATGCAGATACACCAAAAACATAGAGTAA
- a CDS encoding MBL fold metallo-hydrolase, whose amino-acid sequence MIRTFHSVGQGAFYSEDFENFKIVYDCGSYKNKSLIEDEITTSFDESETIDALFISHLHEDHINGVPYLLKRNKVKYIFLPFLTSAEKLLLLTYNTLQNQSSPFTEQLIINPLQLSEEYEVKFVFVMPNEGEDTTADDSVINITDNINFPGSLKSGTKIKIGKMDWLFIPFHFQRKKKTALFQKLITENNLKLNTPDDFSAILKDKKQFSLLENCYREIPGSLNSNSLVLYSGPEKGDRFHTRDFPQNRWFHPIYHHIGSGCIYFGDYDAHGKLK is encoded by the coding sequence ATGATCAGAACATTTCACAGTGTTGGCCAAGGAGCATTTTATTCAGAAGATTTTGAAAATTTTAAAATAGTTTATGATTGTGGCTCCTACAAAAACAAATCACTAATTGAAGATGAAATCACTACATCCTTTGATGAATCAGAAACAATAGATGCTTTATTTATTTCACATCTTCATGAAGATCATATCAATGGCGTTCCGTATCTTTTAAAAAGAAATAAAGTAAAATACATATTTTTGCCCTTTTTGACTTCCGCCGAAAAGCTTTTACTACTTACCTATAATACTCTCCAAAACCAGAGTTCTCCTTTCACTGAACAGCTTATAATTAATCCACTCCAATTATCAGAAGAATACGAGGTTAAATTCGTATTTGTGATGCCCAATGAGGGTGAAGATACTACCGCTGATGATTCAGTAATTAATATTACAGATAATATTAATTTTCCTGGAAGCTTGAAAAGTGGGACTAAAATTAAGATCGGAAAGATGGATTGGTTATTCATACCTTTTCATTTTCAAAGAAAAAAGAAAACTGCACTTTTTCAAAAATTAATCACTGAAAATAATTTGAAATTGAATACACCGGATGATTTTAGTGCAATTTTAAAAGATAAGAAGCAATTTTCATTATTAGAAAATTGCTATCGTGAAATTCCAGGCTCCCTCAACTCCAATTCTTTAGTGCTATATTCTGGGCCAGAAAAAGGAGATAGATTTCACACAAGAGACTTTCCTCAAAATAGATGGTTTCACCCTATTTATCACCACATAGGATCTGGCTGTATTTATTTCGGAGACTATGATGCCCATGGCAAATTAAAATAG
- a CDS encoding tyrosine-type recombinase/integrase: MKPFESFLNNELENFIVYRKGLGYKEKLIRSRLVIFDKYVKKQADPSSVWNPDFYLAFRKEVGEEPSTVNITLSAVRCFFEYLKRKDPLLNNPLKDVPNLQRRPFVPFVFSPEQVDMLLDVICGRIRRHTQRVFLKDFSEYLVILLLARCGLRISEPLRLKLADYRPDEKTIYIEKTKFSKDRLIPIPLSVARQIDNYLSCRAALIEHDINPYLFIGGLQKRLGDQRIRVVFHSAVQQIGIDSPRKVIGDTTFGKPTPHSLRHSFAIYTLKSAIARKQTSQNVLPVLAAYMGHVKYQYTMEYLRVVDAESRTRLLNFADILRKKSCD, from the coding sequence ATGAAACCGTTTGAAAGTTTTTTGAACAATGAACTGGAAAACTTTATTGTCTATCGAAAAGGGCTGGGTTACAAGGAAAAGTTAATCAGATCCCGACTTGTGATCTTTGATAAATATGTAAAAAAACAGGCCGACCCCTCAAGTGTTTGGAACCCTGATTTTTATTTGGCCTTCAGAAAAGAAGTTGGAGAAGAACCGTCTACTGTAAACATCACCCTGTCTGCTGTTCGATGCTTTTTTGAGTATCTGAAGCGGAAGGACCCTCTTCTCAACAATCCGTTAAAGGACGTTCCCAACCTTCAACGGCGGCCGTTTGTCCCTTTTGTCTTTTCACCGGAACAGGTTGATATGTTACTGGATGTGATTTGCGGGCGGATCAGGCGGCACACACAAAGGGTTTTTCTAAAAGATTTCAGTGAATATCTGGTGATACTGCTTCTGGCTCGCTGCGGACTGAGGATCAGCGAACCCCTGCGTTTGAAGCTGGCGGATTATCGGCCGGATGAAAAAACAATTTATATTGAGAAAACCAAATTCAGTAAAGACCGTTTGATCCCGATACCCCTATCTGTTGCAAGACAAATTGACAATTACCTGTCTTGCCGTGCTGCTCTGATTGAACATGATATCAATCCCTACCTGTTTATAGGAGGCCTGCAAAAGAGGCTTGGAGACCAGCGTATTCGTGTTGTCTTCCACAGTGCCGTGCAGCAAATCGGCATCGACAGCCCCAGGAAAGTCATTGGCGATACCACTTTTGGAAAACCTACTCCGCACAGTCTCCGGCATTCTTTTGCCATCTACACGCTGAAGTCTGCCATTGCCCGGAAACAGACTTCCCAGAATGTGCTGCCGGTACTTGCCGCTTATATGGGTCATGTGAAATATCAATACACGATGGAATATCTGAGAGTGGTGGATGCGGAAAGCAGGACACGTCTTCTCAATTTTGCCGATATCCTGAGAAAAAAATCATGCGACTGA
- a CDS encoding tyrosine-type recombinase/integrase, which produces MAELTPEKPIADDMDRVCREYLDYFLKIHQSGPTQIDSITMVIKAFGTYLQKSGIELIRINIEHVDEFLAMFNASYAKATQRLYRSFLRCFLRYLYNERNLIRRNLADLLISPPMYARAKPPQFLRPGEVRQLFNRLPRTTACELRTYAQVHLAYYLGLRPIEISRITLDDISFRKGLLELKNRKNNRPLQLPIPEDTLKAITAYIVGGRPKSHDRSVFLIFWPEPKPMSANLTGFYLTKALRDAGLPGTAYWLRHTFAQNMLEAGAGIFEIKEMMGHESIESTNNYLSVHVALMRRILFDETV; this is translated from the coding sequence ATGGCTGAACTGACACCAGAAAAGCCAATTGCCGATGATATGGATCGGGTATGCCGGGAATATCTGGATTATTTTTTAAAAATTCACCAAAGCGGCCCGACACAGATTGACTCTATAACAATGGTCATTAAAGCCTTTGGAACCTATCTGCAAAAATCAGGGATAGAACTGATCCGCATCAACATAGAACATGTAGATGAATTTTTGGCGATGTTCAATGCATCGTATGCAAAAGCCACCCAGCGCCTTTACCGATCTTTTTTGAGGTGTTTTTTACGCTATCTGTATAACGAACGTAATTTGATCAGGCGAAATCTGGCCGACCTTTTGATCAGTCCGCCAATGTATGCCAGAGCCAAGCCACCGCAATTCTTAAGACCCGGTGAAGTTCGTCAGCTGTTTAATCGTTTACCCCGCACCACGGCTTGTGAACTCCGTACGTATGCCCAGGTTCACCTGGCTTATTATCTTGGATTACGCCCCATTGAAATCAGTCGGATCACTCTGGATGACATCTCTTTTAGAAAAGGCTTACTGGAATTGAAAAACAGGAAGAACAACCGTCCCCTTCAACTGCCGATTCCCGAGGATACACTAAAGGCAATAACCGCCTATATCGTTGGAGGCCGTCCCAAAAGCCACGATAGGTCTGTTTTTTTAATTTTCTGGCCGGAACCCAAGCCCATGAGCGCCAATCTAACCGGATTTTATTTGACAAAGGCCCTGCGGGATGCAGGGCTTCCAGGCACAGCTTATTGGCTGCGGCATACCTTTGCACAAAACATGCTGGAAGCAGGTGCTGGCATTTTTGAAATCAAAGAAATGATGGGACATGAAAGTATCGAATCAACGAACAATTATTTAAGTGTCCACGTAGCATTGATGCGGAGGATATTGTTTGATGAAACCGTTTGA
- a CDS encoding DNA methyltransferase produces the protein MTQQTTQIPVSSIILDEAIYPRKGIDHRRVAIFAENIRDGIAFDPIEVEPCPDKPGFYRLLDGAHRWSAYKSTGVEEVKVIIKDLDGNDPLLYAAEKAIGPKQLTEEEAKDTARRAYAGNTCLRSADIGKAIGRSRQAVDAYIADLRAVNQMGRDIKIFCMHRLGIPQDRIAKRLGLDQKTIHYHLGKMPILANSLNADLSRGFTVAQVAQKHGWPDPMVWSLALEGKTDHDRFKALGWGFCTWDKWEWNDCDNRFGDDWPGRIPAQMIAHILRYFSKPDDLILDPMAGGGVTSDACLAMGRRCWAFDMKDRPDTRPEIEPFTWDVSSAQSRLWPVSAKEKPDLILFDPPYFDKKAADYDKKSISGLSKKAYLDFLEAFFILLKQNVKKKTRLAFINADWRDFQNTPAIEEKHKGGILIDDYLDILKRTGWYHTHIIQAPLSSQRFSPVVVSAMQKKGILGVISRYVIVLDQNN, from the coding sequence ATGACCCAACAGACAACACAAATACCTGTCTCTTCAATTATTCTTGATGAGGCGATTTATCCAAGAAAGGGTATTGATCACAGGCGGGTGGCCATATTTGCCGAAAACATCAGAGATGGGATTGCTTTTGATCCCATCGAGGTGGAGCCCTGCCCTGACAAACCCGGTTTCTACCGCCTTCTGGATGGGGCACACAGATGGAGCGCCTACAAGTCAACCGGGGTGGAAGAGGTAAAAGTCATCATCAAGGATCTGGATGGGAATGATCCCCTGCTGTATGCGGCAGAAAAAGCCATCGGCCCAAAACAATTAACGGAAGAAGAGGCAAAGGATACTGCCCGGCGGGCATATGCGGGGAACACATGTCTCAGATCTGCGGATATCGGGAAGGCCATCGGGCGATCAAGGCAGGCTGTGGACGCTTACATCGCCGATCTTCGCGCTGTGAACCAGATGGGCAGAGACATCAAAATATTTTGCATGCACCGCCTTGGCATCCCCCAGGACAGGATTGCAAAAAGATTGGGGTTAGATCAAAAAACAATTCATTATCATTTAGGGAAAATGCCAATATTGGCAAATTCCCTAAATGCCGATTTATCCCGGGGATTCACCGTTGCCCAGGTGGCCCAAAAACACGGCTGGCCTGATCCCATGGTCTGGTCTCTGGCCCTGGAAGGCAAAACGGATCATGACCGATTCAAGGCGCTTGGATGGGGATTCTGTACCTGGGATAAGTGGGAATGGAATGATTGTGACAACAGATTCGGGGATGACTGGCCCGGACGTATCCCGGCCCAGATGATCGCACATATCCTTCGCTATTTTTCAAAGCCGGATGACCTGATTCTTGACCCCATGGCCGGAGGCGGCGTGACCTCGGACGCCTGCCTTGCCATGGGCCGCAGATGCTGGGCCTTTGATATGAAGGACCGGCCGGATACGCGCCCTGAGATCGAACCCTTTACATGGGATGTTTCATCTGCTCAATCGCGGTTATGGCCTGTCAGCGCAAAAGAAAAACCCGACCTGATCCTCTTTGATCCGCCCTACTTTGATAAAAAAGCGGCTGACTATGATAAAAAAAGCATTTCCGGGTTGTCAAAAAAAGCATACCTGGACTTTCTTGAGGCCTTTTTTATTCTGCTGAAACAAAATGTCAAAAAAAAGACCCGACTGGCTTTTATCAATGCAGACTGGCGGGATTTTCAGAATACGCCGGCAATCGAGGAAAAACATAAAGGCGGCATCCTCATAGACGATTACCTTGATATCTTGAAAAGAACAGGATGGTATCATACCCATATCATTCAGGCGCCTCTGTCATCCCAGCGCTTCAGCCCGGTAGTTGTTTCTGCCATGCAGAAAAAAGGCATACTGGGTGTGATCAGCCGGTATGTGATTGTCCTGGACCAAAATAATTGA